The proteins below are encoded in one region of Diceros bicornis minor isolate mBicDic1 chromosome 14, mDicBic1.mat.cur, whole genome shotgun sequence:
- the LOC131414068 gene encoding histone H4 produces MSGRGKGGKGLGKGGAKRHRKVLRDNIQGITKPAIRRLARRGGVKRISGLIYEETRGVLKVFLENVIRDAVTYTEHAKRKTVTAMDVVYALKRQGRTLYGFGG; encoded by the coding sequence ATGTCTGGACGCGGCAAAGGCGGGAAGGGTCTGGGTAAGGGAGGTGCTAAGCGCCACCGTAAGGTGCTGCGGGACAACATCCAGGGCATCACCAAGCCCGCCATCCGGCGGCTGGCCCGGCGCGGCGGCGTCAAGCGCATCTCTGGCCTCATCTATGAGGAAACCCGTGGTGTACTCAAGGTCTTCCTGGAGAACGTGATCCGGGACGCCGTCACCTACACCGAGCACGCCAAGCGCAAGACGGTCACCGCCATGGACGTCGTCTACGCGCTCAAGCGTCAGGGCCGCACTCTCTATGGCTTCGGCGGCTAA